In a single window of the Anabas testudineus chromosome 17, fAnaTes1.2, whole genome shotgun sequence genome:
- the myom1a gene encoding myomesin 1a (skelemin) isoform X2, giving the protein MSGSVQVVQKLQEQHQLQQHHQLQQHHQLQQHHQLQQHHQLQQHHHQQQRRYESSYHLSTKSSVSKQSFSTYKTSSHRVKTSVKTEKVQQELKLSPLPKRAKRTYLAMDKDKEVIGYVIPVFRANHDVVRGLMEAQEEDVTEEGINYVAMRNLFVREAREALDVKVEKKTRTKYVRESAERLEVNRTMDEWAEFRKKMNPDNLTHRPEFIVKPRGQTVWEGKTVKLHCTVAGWPKPKIAWYKNNVLIDAKAHPEKYTVESNYNMHSLEIKNCDFFDTAQYHISALNVKGESSCVATIVVKRFQEDEESVPLDSKPHGFCAEHGVTFETTIIDKFEVAFGSEGETLSLGCTVIIFPTVKRYQPDVVWYRNSVPLKPSKWVHTHWSGERATLTLVHLNKEDEGLYTLRINTKSGFETYSAYVFVRDAEVEVEGVPVAPLDVRCHDANKDYVVVTWKQPAVEGSSAILGYYIDRCEVGTHHWAQCNDNPVKYARFPVTGLVEGRSYIFRVRAVNSAGVSRPSRVSEPVVAMDPSDRARLRAGPSAPWTGMIKFTEEEPTVGVVPGEPSDVMVTEATKSYVVLAWKPPVQRGHEGVMYYIEKCMSGTDTWQRVNTAMPVKSPRFALFDLAEGKSYSFRVRCCNSAGVGEPSVSTGEITVADKLDLPSAPGNPVATRNTDTSVVVSWGASKGVTQLVGYYIDCSVVGTDVWMPCNNKPVKQTRFVCHGLTTGVNYVFRIKAVNAAGYSQSSPNSDAVVVKAAISVPGKPTGVTLLEAVKDYMVLGWTEPANNGGADIRGYFVDYRTVKGNIVGKWHEMNLKALTTTTFKAENLKENVFYEFQVRAVNMAGVSKGSVPSAPLECKEWTITVPGAPVGLHVLEVRDTSVVVLWEPPLFDGRSPVNGYYLDIKEASAGEEGWKAVHEKTNKMKYMKVTGLKAGTSYVFRVRAQNIAGVGKPSATLGPILAQTRPGTKDIYVDVDDDGVISMVFECSEMKEGSEFVWSKNYQAITDTSRLTITHERGKSRAIFNSPSLDDLGTFSCVVTNTDGISSSYTLTEEGLKRLLDISHDHKFPVIPFKNEMAMELLEKGRVRFWTQVEKCTSACQVDYVFNDVIITQGKKYTMNFDKSTGIIEMFMDSLEVTDEGTFTFNLVDGKAKGTTSLVLIGDEFRELQKKSEFARAEWVRKQGPHFVEYLDFTVTPQCDVLLKCKIGNVRPETEITWSKDSIEIAEDDEDAKKIERKDGDLTFNIGKISKKDAGIYEVFLSDDRGKDKSTFNLTDAGYQAVMNELFRVIANSSSEIQVTSTEHGIILYSMVTHYNEDLRVGWLHKDAKIAASERVKSGVTGEQLWLKINEPTEKDKGKYTMDIFDGKDGVKRVFDLTGKAWEQAFEEFQRLKAAAIAERNRARVVGGLPDVVAIQEGKSLNLTGNVWGDPAPEVSWTKNEKALVSDEHLMLKFEHGKFASITITAVTTSDSGKYALLVKNKYGAEAGEFTVSVYNPEDEEKEEKKD; this is encoded by the exons TGTGAAAACCTCTGTGAAGACAGAGAAGGTGCAGCAGGAGCTCAAACTAAGCCCACTACCTAAGAGAGCCAAACGCACCTATCTGGCAATGGACAAGGACAAAGAAGTTATCGGCTATGTTATTCCTGTATTTAGAGCCAA TCATGATGTGGTTCGGGGCCTGATGGAGGCTCAGGAGGAGGATGTCACAGAAGAGGGGATTAACTATGTAGCCATGAGAAACCTGTTTGTCAGAGAGGCCAGGGAGGCTCTGGATGTTAAAGTGGAGAAGAAAACCAGAACAAAGTATGTTAGAGAGTCTGCTGAACGCCTGGAAGTGAACAGGACG ATGGATGAGTGGGCAGAGTTCCGCAAGAAAATGAACCCAGACAACCTGACGCACCGTCCAGAGTTTATTGTCAAGCCCCGTGGACAAACCGTATGGGAGGGCAAGACTGTCAAGCTGCACTGCACCGTGGCCGGATGGCCCAAACCCAAGATTGCCTG GTACAAAAACAATGTGCTTATTGATGCCAAGGCCCACCCTGAGAAATACACAGTCGAGAGCAATTACAACATGCACTCCCTGGAGATCAAGAA ctgtgaTTTCTTCGACACTGCCCAGTATCACATCTCCGCCCTCAATGTGAAAGGGGAGTCTTCCTGTGTGGCAACTATTGTTGTCAAAA GGTTCCAAGAGGATGAAGAATCCGTCCCACTTGATTCTAAACCAC ATGGTTTTTGTGCTGAGCATGGCGTGACCTTTGAGACCACCATCATTGACAAGTTTGAAGTCGCCTTTGGCAGCGAGGGGGAGACACTGAGTTTGGGCTGTACTGTCATCATTTTCCCAACTGTGAAGAGATACCAGCCTGACGTTGTGTGGTACAGAAACT CTGTGCCGCTGAAGCCCTCAAAATGGGTGCACACCCACTGGTCTGGGGAACGTGCCACACTGACTCTTGTCCACCTCAACAAGGAAGATGAGGGCCTGTACACACTGCGCATCAACACCAAATCTGGCTTTGAGACCTACTCAGCCTATGTGTTTGTCAGAG ATGCCGAAGTGGAGGTAGAGGGTGTTCCTGTTGCCCCCCTGGATGTGCGCTGTCATGATGCAAATAAGGATTATGTGGTGGTGACCTGGAAGCAACCAGCGGTGGAGGGCAGCAGCGCCATTTTGGGATACTACATTGACAG GTGTGAGGTGGGTACCCACCACTGGGCTCAGTGTAATGACAACCCAGTGAAGTACGCCCGCTTCCCTGTCACCGGGCTGGTGGAGGGGCGTTCTTACATTTTCAGAGTGCGGGCCGTGAACAGCGCCGGCGTCAGCCGTCCATCACGTGTTTCTGAGCCTGTGGTTGCTATGGATCCCTCTGACAGAGCCCGCCTTAGAG CTGGACCCTCAGCTCCCTGGACAGGAATGATTAAATTCACAGAGGAGGAGCCCACTG tTGGCGTGGTCCCTGGAGAACCAAGTGATGTAATGGTTACTGAGGCAACCAAGAGCTATGTGGTGCTCGCCTGGAAGCCTCCGGTCCAGAGAGGTCATGAAGGAGTCATGTACTACATTGAGAAG TGTATGTCAGGGACAGACACCTGGCAGAGAGTGAACACTGCTATGCCCGTCAAGTCTCCCCGCTTTGCCCTGTTTGACCTGGCAGAGGGAAAATCCTACAGCTTCCGCGTGCGTTGCTGCAACTCCGCGGGTGTGGGTGAGCCTTCTGTGTCCACAGGAGAAATCACTGTCGCAGATAAACTGG ATCTGCCCTCTGCTCCAGGCAACCCGGTGGCTACCAGGAACACTGACACCTCAGTGGTTGTCTCCTGGGGGGCCTCTAAGGGTGTCACACAACTGGTTGGCTACTATATAGACTGTAGTGTTGTGGGCACTGATGTCTGGATGCCTTGCAACAACAAACCTGTCAAACAAACCAG GTTCGTGTGCCATGGTCTGACCACTGGGGTAAACTACGTGTTCAGGATAAAGGCGGTCAACGCTGCTGGCTACAGCCAGAGTTCCCCCAATTCTGATGCAGTGGTTGTGAAAGCTGCCATCT CTGTCCCTGGAAAACCCACTGGTGTGACCCTGCTGGAGGCAGTTAAGGACTACATGGTGCTGGGCTGGACTGAGCCTGCTAATAATGGAGGTGCTGATATCAGGGGCTACTTTGTGGACTACAGGACCGTGAAGGGCAACATTGTCGGAAAATGGCATGAAATGAACCTCAAAGCATTGACTACAACCACTTTTAAA gCTGAGAACCTGAAAGAGAACGTCTTTTACGAGTTCCAGGTGCGTGCTGTGAATATGGCAGGTGTGAGCAAAGGCTCTGTGCCCAGTGCACCTCTGGAGTGCAAGGAGTGGACCATTACTGTGCCAG GTGCTCCTGTTGGTCTTCATGTGCTGGAGGTCCGGGACACCTCTGTCGTGGTCCTGTGGGAGCCACCTCTTTTTGATGGCCGGAGTCCTGTCAATGGATACTATTTGGATATCAAGGAGGCCTCTGCTGGAGAGGAGGGCTGGAAGGCTGTCCATGAGAAGACCAACAAGATGAAATATATGAAG GTGACTGGGCTCAAGGCTGGAACATCCTACGTCTTCCGTGTGCGTGCTCAAAATATTGCAGGAGTTGGAAAGCCCTCTGCAACTTTAGGTCCAATCCTGGCCCAGACTCGCCCTG GTACCAAAGACATTTATGtggatgttgatgatgatggcGTCATCTCTATGGTGTTTGAATGCTCTGAGATGAAGGAAGGCTCTGAGTTTGTTTGGTCCAAGAACTACCAGGCTATCACAGACACCTCACGTCTGACTATTACCCATGAACGGGGCAA ATCAAGAGCCATCTTCAACAGTCCTTCTCTGGACGATCTGGGCACCTTCTCCTGTGTGGTGACCAACACTGACGGCATCTCATCCAGCTACACACTCACAGAGGAGG GTCTCAAGCGTCTTCTGGACATCAGCCATGACCACAAATTCCCTG TTATTCCCTTTAAGAATGAAATGGCCATGGAGTTGCTCGAAAAGGGTCGCGTGCGATTCTGGACCCAGGTGGAGAAGTGCACGTCTGCCTGCCAAGTGGACTATGTCTTTAACGATGTCATCATTACTCAGGGAAAG AAATACACAATGAACTTCGACAAGTCTACCGGCATCATTGAAATGTTCATGGATTCTCTGGAGGTCACTGATGAGGGAACTTTCACCTTTAACCTTGTAGATGGCAAGGCTAAGGGTACAACCAGTCTGGTGCTTATTGGAGATG AATTCAGAGAGCTCCAAAAGAAATCAGAATTTGCAAGGGCAGAATGGGTCAGGAAACAAG GTCCTCACTTTGTTGAGTACCTTGACTTCACTGTTACACCACAATGTGATGTGTTGTTGAAATGCAAG ATAGGAAATGTCAGACCAGAGACTGAGATCACCTGGTCTAAAGACAGCATCGAAATTGcagaggatgatgaggatgCTAAGAAAATCGAGCGAAAGGATGGAGATCTGACCTTTAATATCGGAAAG ATCTCCAAAAAGGATGCAGGTATTTATGAGGTCTTCCTGAGTGATGATAGAGGCAAAGATAAGAGCACCTTCAATCTGACAGACGCAG GATACCAAGCTGTAATGAATGAGCTGTTCAGGGTTATTG cCAACTCTTCTAGTGAAATCCAAGTCACCAGTACTGAACACGGCATCATCCTCTACTCCATGGTCACACATTACAATGAGGACCTCCGTGTTGGTTGGCTCCACAA AGATGCTAAGATTGCTGCCTCAGAGAGAGTCAAGTCTGGAGTCACTGGAGAGCAACTTTGGCTGAAGATCAATGAGCCCACTGAGAAGGACAAAGGGAAATACACCATGGACATTTTTGATGGCAAGGACGGAGTGAAGCGAGTGTTTGACCTGACTGGCAAGG CATGGGAACAGGCATTTGAAGAATTCCAGAGGCTCAA GGCGGCAGCAATTGCAGAGAGAA ACCGTGCACGTGTTGTTGGAGGCTTGCCAGATGTGGTTGCAATCCAAGAGGGCAAG TCCCTGAACCTGACTGGCAATGTCTGGGGTGATCCTGCACCTGAGGTGTCCTGGACAAAGAATGAAAAGGCGCTGGTATCTGACGAACACCTCATGCTCAAGTTTGAGCATGGGAAGTTTGCCAGCATCACAATCACCGCCGTCACCACCTCTGACTCTGGCAAATACGCTCTCCTGGTCAAGAACAAGTACGGTGCAGAGGCCGGCGAGTTCACCGTCAGTGTCTACAACccagaggatgaggagaaagaggagaagaaagactAA
- the myom1a gene encoding myomesin 1a (skelemin) isoform X1, with translation MSGSVQVVQKLQEQHQLQQHHQLQQHHQLQQHHQLQQHHQLQQHHHQQQRRYESSYHLSTKSSVSKQSFSTYKTSSHRVKTSVKTEKVQQELKLSPLPKRAKRTYLAMDKDKEVIGYVIPVFRANHDVVRGLMEAQEEDVTEEGINYVAMRNLFVREAREALDVKVEKKTRTKYVRESAERLEVNRTMDEWAEFRKKMNPDNLTHRPEFIVKPRGQTVWEGKTVKLHCTVAGWPKPKIAWYKNNVLIDAKAHPEKYTVESNYNMHSLEIKNCDFFDTAQYHISALNVKGESSCVATIVVKRFQEDEESVPLDSKPHGFCAEHGVTFETTIIDKFEVAFGSEGETLSLGCTVIIFPTVKRYQPDVVWYRNSVPLKPSKWVHTHWSGERATLTLVHLNKEDEGLYTLRINTKSGFETYSAYVFVRDAEVEVEGVPVAPLDVRCHDANKDYVVVTWKQPAVEGSSAILGYYIDRCEVGTHHWAQCNDNPVKYARFPVTGLVEGRSYIFRVRAVNSAGVSRPSRVSEPVVAMDPSDRARLRAGPSAPWTGMIKFTEEEPTVGVVPGEPSDVMVTEATKSYVVLAWKPPVQRGHEGVMYYIEKCMSGTDTWQRVNTAMPVKSPRFALFDLAEGKSYSFRVRCCNSAGVGEPSVSTGEITVADKLDLPSAPGNPVATRNTDTSVVVSWGASKGVTQLVGYYIDCSVVGTDVWMPCNNKPVKQTRFVCHGLTTGVNYVFRIKAVNAAGYSQSSPNSDAVVVKAAISVPGKPTGVTLLEAVKDYMVLGWTEPANNGGADIRGYFVDYRTVKGNIVGKWHEMNLKALTTTTFKAENLKENVFYEFQVRAVNMAGVSKGSVPSAPLECKEWTITVPGAPVGLHVLEVRDTSVVVLWEPPLFDGRSPVNGYYLDIKEASAGEEGWKAVHEKTNKMKYMKVTGLKAGTSYVFRVRAQNIAGVGKPSATLGPILAQTRPGTKDIYVDVDDDGVISMVFECSEMKEGSEFVWSKNYQAITDTSRLTITHERGKSRAIFNSPSLDDLGTFSCVVTNTDGISSSYTLTEEGLKRLLDISHDHKFPVIPFKNEMAMELLEKGRVRFWTQVEKCTSACQVDYVFNDVIITQGKKYTMNFDKSTGIIEMFMDSLEVTDEGTFTFNLVDGKAKGTTSLVLIGDEFRELQKKSEFARAEWVRKQGPHFVEYLDFTVTPQCDVLLKCKIGNVRPETEITWSKDSIEIAEDDEDAKKIERKDGDLTFNIGKWVIKQEKQKEKEGKKPAADEVPSPPKPKISKKDAGIYEVFLSDDRGKDKSTFNLTDAGYQAVMNELFRVIANSSSEIQVTSTEHGIILYSMVTHYNEDLRVGWLHKDAKIAASERVKSGVTGEQLWLKINEPTEKDKGKYTMDIFDGKDGVKRVFDLTGKAWEQAFEEFQRLKAAAIAERNRARVVGGLPDVVAIQEGKSLNLTGNVWGDPAPEVSWTKNEKALVSDEHLMLKFEHGKFASITITAVTTSDSGKYALLVKNKYGAEAGEFTVSVYNPEDEEKEEKKD, from the exons TGTGAAAACCTCTGTGAAGACAGAGAAGGTGCAGCAGGAGCTCAAACTAAGCCCACTACCTAAGAGAGCCAAACGCACCTATCTGGCAATGGACAAGGACAAAGAAGTTATCGGCTATGTTATTCCTGTATTTAGAGCCAA TCATGATGTGGTTCGGGGCCTGATGGAGGCTCAGGAGGAGGATGTCACAGAAGAGGGGATTAACTATGTAGCCATGAGAAACCTGTTTGTCAGAGAGGCCAGGGAGGCTCTGGATGTTAAAGTGGAGAAGAAAACCAGAACAAAGTATGTTAGAGAGTCTGCTGAACGCCTGGAAGTGAACAGGACG ATGGATGAGTGGGCAGAGTTCCGCAAGAAAATGAACCCAGACAACCTGACGCACCGTCCAGAGTTTATTGTCAAGCCCCGTGGACAAACCGTATGGGAGGGCAAGACTGTCAAGCTGCACTGCACCGTGGCCGGATGGCCCAAACCCAAGATTGCCTG GTACAAAAACAATGTGCTTATTGATGCCAAGGCCCACCCTGAGAAATACACAGTCGAGAGCAATTACAACATGCACTCCCTGGAGATCAAGAA ctgtgaTTTCTTCGACACTGCCCAGTATCACATCTCCGCCCTCAATGTGAAAGGGGAGTCTTCCTGTGTGGCAACTATTGTTGTCAAAA GGTTCCAAGAGGATGAAGAATCCGTCCCACTTGATTCTAAACCAC ATGGTTTTTGTGCTGAGCATGGCGTGACCTTTGAGACCACCATCATTGACAAGTTTGAAGTCGCCTTTGGCAGCGAGGGGGAGACACTGAGTTTGGGCTGTACTGTCATCATTTTCCCAACTGTGAAGAGATACCAGCCTGACGTTGTGTGGTACAGAAACT CTGTGCCGCTGAAGCCCTCAAAATGGGTGCACACCCACTGGTCTGGGGAACGTGCCACACTGACTCTTGTCCACCTCAACAAGGAAGATGAGGGCCTGTACACACTGCGCATCAACACCAAATCTGGCTTTGAGACCTACTCAGCCTATGTGTTTGTCAGAG ATGCCGAAGTGGAGGTAGAGGGTGTTCCTGTTGCCCCCCTGGATGTGCGCTGTCATGATGCAAATAAGGATTATGTGGTGGTGACCTGGAAGCAACCAGCGGTGGAGGGCAGCAGCGCCATTTTGGGATACTACATTGACAG GTGTGAGGTGGGTACCCACCACTGGGCTCAGTGTAATGACAACCCAGTGAAGTACGCCCGCTTCCCTGTCACCGGGCTGGTGGAGGGGCGTTCTTACATTTTCAGAGTGCGGGCCGTGAACAGCGCCGGCGTCAGCCGTCCATCACGTGTTTCTGAGCCTGTGGTTGCTATGGATCCCTCTGACAGAGCCCGCCTTAGAG CTGGACCCTCAGCTCCCTGGACAGGAATGATTAAATTCACAGAGGAGGAGCCCACTG tTGGCGTGGTCCCTGGAGAACCAAGTGATGTAATGGTTACTGAGGCAACCAAGAGCTATGTGGTGCTCGCCTGGAAGCCTCCGGTCCAGAGAGGTCATGAAGGAGTCATGTACTACATTGAGAAG TGTATGTCAGGGACAGACACCTGGCAGAGAGTGAACACTGCTATGCCCGTCAAGTCTCCCCGCTTTGCCCTGTTTGACCTGGCAGAGGGAAAATCCTACAGCTTCCGCGTGCGTTGCTGCAACTCCGCGGGTGTGGGTGAGCCTTCTGTGTCCACAGGAGAAATCACTGTCGCAGATAAACTGG ATCTGCCCTCTGCTCCAGGCAACCCGGTGGCTACCAGGAACACTGACACCTCAGTGGTTGTCTCCTGGGGGGCCTCTAAGGGTGTCACACAACTGGTTGGCTACTATATAGACTGTAGTGTTGTGGGCACTGATGTCTGGATGCCTTGCAACAACAAACCTGTCAAACAAACCAG GTTCGTGTGCCATGGTCTGACCACTGGGGTAAACTACGTGTTCAGGATAAAGGCGGTCAACGCTGCTGGCTACAGCCAGAGTTCCCCCAATTCTGATGCAGTGGTTGTGAAAGCTGCCATCT CTGTCCCTGGAAAACCCACTGGTGTGACCCTGCTGGAGGCAGTTAAGGACTACATGGTGCTGGGCTGGACTGAGCCTGCTAATAATGGAGGTGCTGATATCAGGGGCTACTTTGTGGACTACAGGACCGTGAAGGGCAACATTGTCGGAAAATGGCATGAAATGAACCTCAAAGCATTGACTACAACCACTTTTAAA gCTGAGAACCTGAAAGAGAACGTCTTTTACGAGTTCCAGGTGCGTGCTGTGAATATGGCAGGTGTGAGCAAAGGCTCTGTGCCCAGTGCACCTCTGGAGTGCAAGGAGTGGACCATTACTGTGCCAG GTGCTCCTGTTGGTCTTCATGTGCTGGAGGTCCGGGACACCTCTGTCGTGGTCCTGTGGGAGCCACCTCTTTTTGATGGCCGGAGTCCTGTCAATGGATACTATTTGGATATCAAGGAGGCCTCTGCTGGAGAGGAGGGCTGGAAGGCTGTCCATGAGAAGACCAACAAGATGAAATATATGAAG GTGACTGGGCTCAAGGCTGGAACATCCTACGTCTTCCGTGTGCGTGCTCAAAATATTGCAGGAGTTGGAAAGCCCTCTGCAACTTTAGGTCCAATCCTGGCCCAGACTCGCCCTG GTACCAAAGACATTTATGtggatgttgatgatgatggcGTCATCTCTATGGTGTTTGAATGCTCTGAGATGAAGGAAGGCTCTGAGTTTGTTTGGTCCAAGAACTACCAGGCTATCACAGACACCTCACGTCTGACTATTACCCATGAACGGGGCAA ATCAAGAGCCATCTTCAACAGTCCTTCTCTGGACGATCTGGGCACCTTCTCCTGTGTGGTGACCAACACTGACGGCATCTCATCCAGCTACACACTCACAGAGGAGG GTCTCAAGCGTCTTCTGGACATCAGCCATGACCACAAATTCCCTG TTATTCCCTTTAAGAATGAAATGGCCATGGAGTTGCTCGAAAAGGGTCGCGTGCGATTCTGGACCCAGGTGGAGAAGTGCACGTCTGCCTGCCAAGTGGACTATGTCTTTAACGATGTCATCATTACTCAGGGAAAG AAATACACAATGAACTTCGACAAGTCTACCGGCATCATTGAAATGTTCATGGATTCTCTGGAGGTCACTGATGAGGGAACTTTCACCTTTAACCTTGTAGATGGCAAGGCTAAGGGTACAACCAGTCTGGTGCTTATTGGAGATG AATTCAGAGAGCTCCAAAAGAAATCAGAATTTGCAAGGGCAGAATGGGTCAGGAAACAAG GTCCTCACTTTGTTGAGTACCTTGACTTCACTGTTACACCACAATGTGATGTGTTGTTGAAATGCAAG ATAGGAAATGTCAGACCAGAGACTGAGATCACCTGGTCTAAAGACAGCATCGAAATTGcagaggatgatgaggatgCTAAGAAAATCGAGCGAAAGGATGGAGATCTGACCTTTAATATCGGAAAG TGGGTTATTaagcaggagaaacagaaagaaaaagaaggaaaaaagccAGCTGCAGACGAAGTTCCCTCGCCGCCAAAACCCAAA ATCTCCAAAAAGGATGCAGGTATTTATGAGGTCTTCCTGAGTGATGATAGAGGCAAAGATAAGAGCACCTTCAATCTGACAGACGCAG GATACCAAGCTGTAATGAATGAGCTGTTCAGGGTTATTG cCAACTCTTCTAGTGAAATCCAAGTCACCAGTACTGAACACGGCATCATCCTCTACTCCATGGTCACACATTACAATGAGGACCTCCGTGTTGGTTGGCTCCACAA AGATGCTAAGATTGCTGCCTCAGAGAGAGTCAAGTCTGGAGTCACTGGAGAGCAACTTTGGCTGAAGATCAATGAGCCCACTGAGAAGGACAAAGGGAAATACACCATGGACATTTTTGATGGCAAGGACGGAGTGAAGCGAGTGTTTGACCTGACTGGCAAGG CATGGGAACAGGCATTTGAAGAATTCCAGAGGCTCAA GGCGGCAGCAATTGCAGAGAGAA ACCGTGCACGTGTTGTTGGAGGCTTGCCAGATGTGGTTGCAATCCAAGAGGGCAAG TCCCTGAACCTGACTGGCAATGTCTGGGGTGATCCTGCACCTGAGGTGTCCTGGACAAAGAATGAAAAGGCGCTGGTATCTGACGAACACCTCATGCTCAAGTTTGAGCATGGGAAGTTTGCCAGCATCACAATCACCGCCGTCACCACCTCTGACTCTGGCAAATACGCTCTCCTGGTCAAGAACAAGTACGGTGCAGAGGCCGGCGAGTTCACCGTCAGTGTCTACAACccagaggatgaggagaaagaggagaagaaagactAA